One stretch of Actinacidiphila sp. DG2A-62 DNA includes these proteins:
- a CDS encoding DUF899 domain-containing protein encodes MSVNMPPLVSAEEWAQARAALLVKEKEATKAMDALAAERRRLPMVEFATDYVFEGPEGKVGLLDLFDSRRQLIVYHFMMTPGSDHRCPGCSGFTDNIGNLAHLRARDTNLVLTSPAPLAQLEEYRTRMEWTVPWYSSIGEEFSADCGLDGGFGLSVFLRDGERVFRTYFTAARGVDRLRMDLNLLDMTPFGRQETWEDSPEGWPQGPAYQWWRLHDQYLPHGENGEPATAAERAAASGSCEHCEH; translated from the coding sequence ATGAGCGTGAACATGCCGCCGCTGGTGTCCGCAGAGGAATGGGCGCAGGCACGCGCGGCACTGCTGGTCAAGGAGAAGGAAGCCACGAAGGCGATGGACGCGCTGGCCGCCGAGCGGCGCCGGCTGCCCATGGTCGAGTTCGCCACCGACTACGTCTTCGAGGGCCCGGAGGGCAAGGTCGGCCTGCTCGACCTGTTCGACAGCAGGCGGCAGTTGATCGTCTACCACTTCATGATGACCCCGGGCTCCGACCACCGCTGCCCCGGCTGCTCGGGCTTCACCGACAACATCGGCAACCTCGCCCACCTGCGCGCCCGCGACACCAACCTGGTGCTGACCTCGCCCGCGCCGCTGGCCCAGCTGGAGGAGTACCGCACCCGCATGGAGTGGACGGTGCCCTGGTACTCCAGCATCGGCGAGGAGTTCTCCGCCGACTGCGGCCTGGACGGCGGCTTCGGCCTCAGCGTCTTCCTGCGCGACGGCGAGCGGGTCTTCCGCACTTACTTCACCGCCGCCCGCGGCGTCGACCGCCTGCGCATGGACCTCAACCTGCTGGACATGACGCCCTTCGGCCGCCAGGAGACCTGGGAGGACTCGCCCGAGGGCTGGCCCCAGGGCCCCGCCTACCAGTGGTGGCGGCTGCACGACCAGTACCTCCCGCACGGCGAGAACGGCGAGCCGGCCACCGCCGCCGAGCGCGCCGCCGCGAGCGGGTCCTGCGAGCACTGCGAGCACTGA
- a CDS encoding winged helix-turn-helix transcriptional regulator encodes MTGKRTYGQACGVAHAMDLLGERWAVLIVRDLMLGPKRFSDVQAGLPAAGPNVLTQRLRDLEAAGIVRRRTLPPPAGSKVYELTEWGAELEPIISRLGLWGSRSPVVPVSGDYPPDSLMLSLRYCFEADDDPGWNAVYDIRLGREQFTATVAAGRLEQVVRDHPRTGPDTVIATDPLTLSEVMAGRRDVREAVDEARITLDGDAEAGFRLLAAARR; translated from the coding sequence ATGACGGGAAAGCGCACATACGGGCAGGCGTGCGGTGTCGCCCACGCGATGGACCTGCTGGGCGAGCGCTGGGCGGTGCTGATCGTGCGGGATCTGATGCTGGGACCCAAGCGCTTCAGCGACGTGCAGGCCGGACTCCCCGCCGCGGGGCCGAACGTGCTGACCCAGCGGCTGCGGGACCTGGAGGCCGCGGGCATCGTGCGGCGCAGGACGCTACCGCCGCCGGCCGGCTCGAAGGTCTACGAGCTGACCGAGTGGGGCGCCGAGCTGGAGCCGATCATCTCCCGGCTGGGCCTGTGGGGTTCGCGCTCCCCCGTGGTGCCGGTCAGCGGGGACTACCCGCCGGACTCGCTGATGCTGTCGCTGCGCTACTGCTTCGAGGCCGACGACGACCCGGGGTGGAACGCGGTCTACGACATCCGGCTGGGCCGCGAGCAGTTCACCGCGACGGTGGCCGCCGGCCGGCTGGAGCAGGTGGTCAGGGACCATCCCAGGACCGGCCCCGACACGGTCATCGCAACCGATCCGCTGACCCTCAGCGAGGTGATGGCGGGCCGCCGCGACGTCCGCGAGGCGGTGGACGAGGCCCGGATAACGCTGGACGGCGACGCCGAGGCGGGCTTCCGGCTGCTCGCCGCCGCGCGCAGGTGA
- a CDS encoding acyl-CoA dehydrogenase family protein yields the protein MRRAADLVPLLRERSLEIDAARRLPPDVLQAVVDSGLLRMRAPRQYGGYESDARTLVDVHAELARGNSSAAFCVSVWSLLIWMAGLWPDEVQDEVFATPDVRVSGTLAVGGSARRVDGGWVFNGTWKFNSGVLHSQWKVTAAMPEGPEAAAGPVTALVPVEALRIVDDWDTLGLPGSGSVTTVAEDVFVADRYVVPTGDLLRDQCKSKANYGKADYQVPMLVTSTAATGGQLVGAAKYAMEVFLDRLEGRPLTYTDYAAKREAPVTHLQVGEAQLLIEEAEARMHRFADLIADKSARAEEWTQDERVLSRVQLGRTAQLAKRAVDILASAGGGSSIFRDVPLPRIQRDVHAVTIHALTHPDTNIELYGRMLCGLEPNSAYL from the coding sequence GTGCGACGCGCAGCGGACCTGGTGCCGCTGCTGCGGGAACGCTCGCTGGAGATCGACGCCGCGCGGCGGCTGCCGCCGGACGTGCTGCAGGCCGTGGTGGACTCCGGGCTGCTGCGGATGCGGGCGCCGCGGCAGTACGGCGGGTACGAGAGCGACGCCCGCACGCTAGTCGACGTGCACGCCGAACTGGCCCGCGGCAACAGCTCCGCCGCCTTCTGCGTGTCCGTCTGGTCGCTGCTGATATGGATGGCCGGGCTGTGGCCCGACGAGGTGCAGGACGAGGTCTTCGCCACCCCGGACGTGCGGGTCAGCGGCACCCTCGCGGTCGGCGGCAGCGCCCGCCGCGTCGACGGCGGCTGGGTGTTCAACGGCACCTGGAAGTTCAACAGCGGTGTGCTGCACAGCCAGTGGAAGGTCACCGCGGCCATGCCGGAGGGCCCCGAGGCGGCGGCCGGCCCGGTCACCGCGCTGGTGCCGGTGGAGGCGCTGCGCATCGTGGACGACTGGGACACCCTGGGCCTGCCCGGCTCGGGCAGCGTCACCACCGTCGCCGAGGACGTCTTCGTGGCCGACCGGTACGTGGTGCCCACCGGCGACCTGCTGCGCGACCAGTGCAAGTCCAAGGCCAACTACGGCAAGGCCGACTACCAGGTGCCGATGCTGGTCACCTCCACCGCGGCCACCGGCGGCCAGCTGGTCGGCGCGGCCAAGTACGCGATGGAGGTGTTCCTCGACCGGCTGGAGGGGCGCCCGCTGACGTACACCGACTACGCCGCCAAGCGCGAGGCGCCGGTGACCCATCTCCAGGTGGGCGAGGCGCAGTTGCTGATCGAGGAGGCCGAGGCGCGGATGCACCGCTTCGCCGACCTGATCGCGGACAAGTCGGCGCGCGCCGAGGAGTGGACGCAGGACGAGCGGGTGCTGTCCCGGGTGCAGCTCGGCCGCACCGCCCAGCTCGCCAAGCGGGCGGTGGACATCCTGGCCAGCGCCGGCGGCGGGTCGTCGATCTTCCGTGACGTGCCGCTGCCGCGCATCCAGCGCGACGTCCACGCGGTGACCATCCACGCGCTGACCCACCCCGACACCAACATCGAGCTGTACGGCCGGATGCTCTGCGGCCTGGAGCCCAACTCCGCCTATTTGTAG
- a CDS encoding epoxide hydrolase family protein, which translates to MQPFRVNIPQEALDDLRQRLGNTRWPIGLPEDGWSRGVPQDYLRELAAYWRDSYDWRKLEDRLNALPQFTTEIDGANVYYLHVRSPEPDAVPMIITHGWPGSVVEFLDVIGPLTDPRSHGGDPSTAFHLVIPSMPGYGFSGPPASPGWTVKRVSEAWKELMSRLGYDRYIAQGADFGSAVALVQGLVDAESVMGVHVNTLVTGPGDDPAELEGLTDRDRSGMARTERFLTVLAGSMKLYSTRPHTVSYGLHDSPVGQLAWVIEKYKDWADAPGVPEDAVDRDRLLDIVSVYWLTQTAGSSGQFYYDNVDFLPISGNAGHYFPLPMPVGVATYPEGPFKPVRRFADREFANIVQWREYDRGGNFAALEEPDLYVDDVRAFARLLREQS; encoded by the coding sequence ATGCAACCGTTCCGCGTGAACATCCCCCAGGAGGCGCTGGACGATCTCAGGCAGCGGCTGGGCAACACCCGCTGGCCGATCGGCCTCCCGGAGGACGGCTGGTCCCGCGGCGTCCCGCAGGACTACCTGCGGGAGCTGGCCGCGTACTGGCGGGACTCCTACGACTGGCGGAAGCTGGAGGACCGGCTGAACGCGCTCCCCCAGTTCACCACCGAGATCGACGGCGCCAACGTGTACTACCTGCACGTGCGGTCGCCCGAGCCGGACGCGGTGCCGATGATCATCACGCACGGCTGGCCCGGCTCGGTGGTGGAGTTCCTCGACGTCATCGGGCCGCTGACCGACCCGCGGTCGCACGGCGGCGACCCCTCGACCGCCTTCCACCTGGTGATCCCGTCGATGCCCGGCTACGGCTTCTCCGGCCCGCCGGCCAGTCCGGGCTGGACGGTCAAGCGGGTGTCGGAGGCGTGGAAGGAGCTGATGAGCCGGCTCGGCTACGACCGGTACATCGCCCAGGGCGCCGACTTCGGCTCCGCGGTGGCGCTGGTGCAGGGCCTGGTCGACGCCGAGAGCGTCATGGGCGTGCACGTCAACACCCTGGTGACCGGGCCGGGCGACGACCCGGCCGAGCTGGAGGGGCTGACCGACCGGGACCGGTCGGGCATGGCCCGCACCGAGCGCTTTCTGACCGTGCTGGCCGGCTCGATGAAGCTGTACTCGACCCGCCCGCACACCGTCAGCTACGGGCTGCACGACTCCCCCGTCGGCCAGCTCGCCTGGGTGATCGAGAAGTACAAGGACTGGGCGGACGCGCCCGGCGTGCCCGAGGACGCGGTGGACCGCGACCGGCTGCTCGACATCGTCTCGGTGTACTGGCTGACCCAGACCGCGGGCTCCTCCGGCCAGTTCTACTACGACAACGTCGACTTCCTGCCGATCTCCGGCAACGCGGGCCACTACTTCCCGCTGCCGATGCCGGTGGGCGTGGCGACGTACCCCGAGGGCCCGTTCAAGCCGGTGCGCCGGTTCGCCGACCGGGAGTTCGCCAACATCGTGCAGTGGCGCGAGTACGACCGCGGCGGCAACTTCGCCGCGCTGGAGGAGCCCGACCTGTACGTGGACGACGTGCGTGCCTTCGCCCGACTGCTGCGCGAGCAGTCCTGA
- a CDS encoding SgcJ/EcaC family oxidoreductase, whose protein sequence is MSTTSAPWGDATAILAAAGVPEDPGYYHEFTAADEKAVLTVPMRIQQAWELNDPDLFAETFAEDGSLLMQDTQLTSREEIRTFMRDGFGGAYRGAKVRGWPLSVRFLAPDVAVVVSQGGIILAGEEEVADARRVRVTWVVVNKDGVPRLFSHQSSPLAG, encoded by the coding sequence ATGTCCACCACGAGCGCGCCCTGGGGCGACGCCACGGCGATCCTGGCCGCAGCCGGGGTGCCGGAGGACCCGGGGTACTACCACGAGTTCACCGCGGCCGACGAGAAGGCCGTGCTGACCGTGCCGATGCGCATCCAGCAGGCATGGGAGCTCAACGACCCCGACCTGTTCGCGGAGACCTTCGCCGAGGACGGCAGCCTGCTGATGCAGGACACGCAGCTGACCAGCCGCGAGGAGATCAGGACCTTCATGCGGGACGGGTTCGGCGGCGCGTACCGGGGCGCGAAGGTGCGCGGCTGGCCGCTGTCGGTGCGCTTCCTCGCCCCCGACGTGGCGGTCGTCGTCAGCCAGGGCGGCATCATCCTGGCCGGCGAGGAGGAGGTGGCCGACGCCCGCCGGGTGCGGGTCACCTGGGTCGTAGTCAACAAGGACGGCGTGCCGCGGCTGTTCTCCCACCAGAGCAGCCCGCTGGCCGGCTAG
- a CDS encoding GMC family oxidoreductase: MTADNDDATYDYVIVGAGSAGCVLAARLSQDPSLRVCLIEAGPVDSAENIHVPSAFSRLFRTEVDWDYATAEEPALHGRSVYLPRGRVLGGTSSVNAMVYARNNRRDFDEWGLAGWSYDELLPYFRRSEDNERGASYYHGAGGPLGVADGRSGNVLAAAFVEAALAAGHPANDDFNGARQDGFGFFQVTQRDGRRHSTAAAYLRPAADRPNLTVRTDVRVHRVLLDGARAVGVTGRRLDEEVVVRAEREVILCAGAYNSPQLLMLSGIGPADQLGMFGIDVALDHPEVGANLHDHPLIPLNVTGTEPVSLLAAGTPQDVRRFAEEGRGPLTSNGPEAGGFVRTRPELPAPDVEFFAAPVMFVDSGLGLPTAHALSCGPALLTPRSRGRVSLASADPTAKPRIEHRYFAEPEDLDTAVAALRLAFDIAGRKPLAAWVRDVHRAPASHSDADLKAYVRRYAHSIFHAAGSCAIGAVVDEELRVRGAQGLRVVDASVLPAAGRGQPNALVVALAEKAADLVRGVAPLPAAQPEAATA; encoded by the coding sequence ATGACCGCCGACAACGACGACGCGACGTACGACTACGTGATCGTGGGCGCGGGCTCGGCCGGCTGCGTGCTGGCCGCGCGGCTGTCGCAGGACCCGTCGCTGCGGGTCTGCCTGATCGAGGCCGGGCCCGTCGACAGCGCCGAGAACATCCACGTCCCCTCCGCCTTCTCCCGGCTGTTCCGCACCGAGGTGGACTGGGACTACGCCACCGCCGAGGAGCCGGCCCTGCACGGCCGCAGCGTCTACCTGCCGCGCGGCCGGGTGCTGGGCGGCACCAGCTCGGTCAACGCCATGGTCTACGCCCGCAACAACCGCCGCGACTTCGACGAGTGGGGCCTGGCCGGCTGGAGCTACGACGAGCTGCTGCCGTACTTCCGCCGCTCGGAGGACAACGAGCGCGGCGCGTCCTACTACCACGGCGCCGGCGGCCCGCTGGGCGTCGCCGACGGCCGCTCGGGCAACGTGCTCGCCGCCGCCTTCGTGGAGGCCGCGCTGGCCGCCGGACACCCGGCCAACGACGACTTCAACGGCGCCCGGCAGGACGGCTTCGGCTTCTTCCAGGTCACCCAGCGCGACGGCCGCCGGCACAGCACCGCGGCGGCCTACCTGCGCCCGGCGGCGGACCGGCCCAACCTGACCGTGCGCACCGACGTGCGGGTCCACCGGGTGCTGCTGGACGGGGCCCGCGCGGTCGGCGTGACCGGCCGGCGGCTGGACGAGGAGGTGGTGGTGCGCGCCGAGCGCGAGGTGATCCTGTGCGCCGGCGCCTACAACTCCCCGCAGCTGCTGATGCTCTCCGGCATCGGCCCGGCGGACCAGCTGGGCATGTTCGGCATCGACGTGGCGCTGGACCACCCCGAGGTCGGCGCGAACCTGCACGACCACCCGCTGATCCCGCTCAACGTCACCGGGACCGAGCCGGTCAGCCTGCTGGCCGCCGGCACCCCGCAGGACGTCAGGCGGTTCGCCGAGGAGGGCCGCGGCCCGCTCACCTCCAACGGCCCGGAGGCCGGCGGCTTCGTCCGCACCCGGCCCGAACTGCCCGCGCCCGACGTGGAGTTCTTCGCCGCGCCGGTGATGTTCGTGGACAGCGGCTTGGGCCTGCCCACCGCGCACGCGCTGTCCTGCGGCCCCGCGCTGCTCACCCCGCGCAGCCGCGGCCGGGTGAGCCTGGCCTCGGCGGACCCCACCGCCAAGCCGCGGATCGAGCACCGTTACTTCGCCGAGCCCGAGGACCTCGATACCGCGGTCGCCGCGCTGCGGCTGGCATTCGACATCGCCGGCCGCAAGCCGCTGGCCGCGTGGGTCCGCGACGTGCACCGGGCGCCGGCCTCGCACTCCGACGCCGACCTGAAGGCGTACGTGCGGCGCTACGCGCACTCCATCTTCCACGCGGCGGGCAGTTGCGCGATCGGCGCGGTCGTCGACGAGGAACTGCGGGTGCGCGGCGCGCAGGGGCTGCGGGTGGTCGACGCGTCGGTGCTGCCGGCGGCTGGCCGGGGCCAGCCCAACGCGCTGGTCGTCGCGCTCGCGGAGAAGGCCGCCGACCTGGTGCGCGGGGTCGCCCCGCTGCCGGCGGCGCAGCCGGAGGCCGCCACGGCCTGA
- a CDS encoding acyl-CoA dehydrogenase family protein, with translation MTVTDAPARDEHHERDAHTHHDEQREHDELVGRAAGLAPLLDEHARWSDENRRLHDDVVAALADGGFFRLRKPARYGGREISARTLVAIGAALGRGDAAAGWVTSIYTIPAWMAGVFPDHVQDEVFADPDVRICGTLSPSGHAEPVDGGFRLTGKWGFISGALHAQWQEIIAMTPTPDGGMQPLMALVPLSDLEIVDDWHVAGLRGSGSVSTAASEVFVPAERTMPLVDVLTQQYRSQANADSVMYRTPLMPVTAAATVGTLLGMAQGAMDVFVRRMPERSITYTEYATQRDAPVTHLQLAEAALKTDQAEFHSFRIADVLDAKTRAGESWTLRERARSRADVGMVSALAKDAVDVLASASGGSSLYDDAAMQRINRNVQATNLHALIYPTTAFELYGRVLSGLDANTLYV, from the coding sequence GTGACCGTCACCGACGCGCCCGCGCGCGACGAGCACCACGAGCGCGACGCGCACACCCACCACGACGAGCAGCGCGAACACGACGAGCTGGTCGGCCGCGCCGCCGGCCTGGCGCCGCTGCTGGACGAGCACGCCCGGTGGTCCGACGAGAACCGCCGGCTGCACGACGACGTGGTGGCCGCGCTCGCCGACGGCGGCTTCTTCCGGCTGCGCAAACCGGCCCGCTACGGCGGCCGGGAGATCTCCGCCCGCACCCTGGTCGCGATCGGCGCGGCGCTCGGCCGCGGCGACGCCGCGGCCGGGTGGGTCACGTCGATCTACACCATCCCCGCCTGGATGGCCGGGGTCTTCCCCGACCACGTCCAGGACGAGGTCTTCGCCGACCCCGACGTGCGGATCTGCGGCACGCTGAGCCCCAGCGGCCACGCCGAGCCGGTCGACGGCGGCTTCCGGCTCACCGGGAAGTGGGGCTTCATCAGCGGCGCCCTGCACGCCCAGTGGCAGGAGATCATCGCCATGACGCCCACGCCGGACGGCGGCATGCAGCCGCTGATGGCGCTGGTGCCGCTGTCCGACCTGGAGATCGTGGACGACTGGCACGTGGCGGGCCTGCGCGGCTCCGGCAGCGTCAGCACCGCGGCGAGCGAGGTCTTCGTGCCCGCCGAGCGGACGATGCCGCTGGTGGACGTGCTGACCCAGCAGTACCGCTCGCAGGCCAACGCCGACTCGGTGATGTATCGCACCCCGCTGATGCCGGTGACCGCGGCGGCCACCGTCGGCACCCTGCTCGGCATGGCGCAGGGCGCGATGGACGTCTTCGTGCGGCGGATGCCCGAACGCTCCATCACCTACACCGAGTACGCCACCCAGCGGGACGCGCCGGTCACCCACCTCCAGCTCGCCGAGGCCGCGCTGAAGACCGACCAGGCGGAGTTCCACAGCTTCCGGATCGCCGACGTGCTGGACGCCAAGACCCGCGCGGGCGAGTCCTGGACGCTGCGCGAGCGGGCCCGCAGCCGCGCCGACGTCGGCATGGTCTCGGCGCTCGCCAAGGACGCCGTCGACGTGCTGGCCTCCGCCAGCGGCGGCTCCTCGCTGTACGACGACGCCGCGATGCAGCGGATCAACCGCAACGTGCAGGCCACCAACCTGCACGCGCTGATCTACCCGACCACCGCGTTCGAGCTCTACGGCCGCGTGCTCAGCGGCCTGGACGCCAACACGCTCTACGTGTGA
- a CDS encoding FAD-dependent oxidoreductase — MAGMLAARVLAEVHDEVVVVDRDELTGVDAARRGVPQGRHAHGLLARGQQILEDLFPGFTAELEAAGIPVGDLGGQVRWYFDGHRLSPGPTDLRLVGVARPVLEGHVRRRVAALPGVRFLEGADIAGLTVSGDGGRVTGARVHHEGREQALATDLVVDATGRGSRAPVWLEELGYGRVPEERIRIDLTYTSVMYRWRTDPFRGDMSINPVATPANPRGAFLHTLGGDRCMLSLTGVLGDRPPTDPEGLMAYATSLPVPDVAEALQDAEMLGTPVSFRFPASQRRRFERLPRLPRGFLVAGDAVCSFNPVYGQGMAVAALQAVTLRRHLLRGGDPDPRAYFADIAGVVDVPWEIAAGGDFAFPQVEGRRTLKVRMGNAYLARLHVAARSDAVLTERFLRVAGLVDPPQALMAPATALRVLRGSRAKAA, encoded by the coding sequence ATGGCCGGGATGCTCGCCGCCCGGGTCCTGGCCGAGGTCCACGACGAGGTCGTGGTGGTCGACCGGGACGAGCTGACCGGTGTGGACGCGGCCCGGCGCGGTGTGCCGCAGGGGCGGCACGCGCACGGTCTGCTGGCCCGCGGACAGCAGATCCTGGAGGACCTCTTCCCGGGGTTCACCGCGGAGCTGGAGGCCGCCGGGATACCCGTCGGCGACCTCGGCGGCCAGGTCCGCTGGTACTTCGACGGGCACCGGCTGAGCCCGGGCCCGACCGATCTGCGGCTGGTGGGGGTGGCCCGGCCGGTGCTGGAGGGCCATGTCCGCCGCCGGGTGGCCGCGCTGCCCGGTGTGCGGTTCCTGGAGGGCGCGGACATCGCCGGGCTCACCGTCTCCGGCGACGGCGGCCGGGTCACCGGGGCCCGGGTGCACCACGAGGGGCGCGAACAGGCGCTGGCAACCGACCTGGTGGTGGACGCCACCGGGCGCGGCTCGCGGGCGCCGGTGTGGCTGGAGGAGCTGGGGTACGGCCGGGTGCCGGAGGAGCGCATCAGGATCGACCTGACGTACACCAGCGTGATGTACCGCTGGCGGACCGATCCGTTCCGCGGTGACATGTCGATCAACCCGGTGGCCACGCCGGCGAATCCGCGCGGCGCGTTCCTGCACACGCTGGGCGGCGACCGCTGCATGCTGTCGCTGACCGGGGTGCTGGGCGACCGGCCGCCGACCGACCCGGAGGGGCTGATGGCGTACGCCACGTCGCTGCCGGTGCCGGACGTCGCGGAGGCGCTGCAGGACGCGGAGATGCTGGGCACGCCGGTCTCCTTCCGGTTCCCGGCCAGCCAGCGGCGGCGGTTCGAGCGGCTGCCCCGGCTGCCCCGGGGGTTCCTGGTGGCCGGCGACGCGGTGTGCTCGTTCAACCCGGTCTACGGCCAGGGCATGGCGGTGGCCGCGCTCCAGGCGGTGACGCTGCGCCGGCACCTGCTGCGCGGCGGCGACCCGGACCCGCGGGCGTACTTCGCGGACATCGCCGGGGTGGTGGACGTGCCGTGGGAGATCGCGGCCGGCGGCGACTTCGCCTTCCCACAGGTGGAGGGCCGGCGGACGCTGAAGGTGCGGATGGGCAACGCGTATCTGGCCCGGCTGCACGTCGCGGCGCGCTCGGACGCGGTGCTGACCGAGCGGTTCCTGCGGGTGGCGGGCCTGGTCGACCCGCCGCAGGCGCTGATGGCGCCGGCGACCGCGCTGCGGGTGCTGCGCGGCTCGCGCGCGAAGGCGGCCTGA
- a CDS encoding aminotransferase family protein, which yields MTITSPDQTATAQELEDLDRRHLFRSMQRGDIHDRTVIVRGEGCTVWDARGNELLDAAGGGVWHSPLGHGRKELAEVAARQIGTLEYFTSLLEFSNDQAIRLAARIARLAPEGIERVFFTSGGSESVETAMRAARLYHHRRGEPDRTWILARHYSFHGATYGSGTATGLPPMHEGVGPNLPHVEKLSPPYPYRAAELYGGRDTTDFLIEELEATIARIGAGNIAAMIGEPVMAGGGVLVPPQDYWPRVREVLRRNGILLIADEVVTAYGRTGHWFDSGPRGMEPDMITMAKGIAGGYVPLGATLMTDEIADTILTTGGFFHGYTFQGHPVSCALGLATVDIIEREGLIAKAGVIADWLGAGLAPATELPVVGDLRVAGSLAALELLADPATRAPMAWGPVEQVAFEIRRRHGVIARPYGSMLVLAPPLVIDEKQAARAVDAVLEVVGRLRPDGTLA from the coding sequence ATGACCATCACCTCGCCCGACCAGACCGCCACCGCCCAGGAGTTGGAGGACCTCGACCGGCGCCACCTGTTCCGCTCCATGCAGCGCGGCGACATCCACGACCGCACCGTCATCGTCCGCGGCGAGGGCTGCACGGTGTGGGACGCCCGCGGCAACGAGCTGCTGGACGCGGCCGGCGGCGGCGTCTGGCACTCGCCGCTCGGCCACGGCCGCAAGGAGCTCGCCGAGGTCGCCGCCCGGCAGATCGGCACGCTGGAGTACTTCACCAGCCTGCTGGAGTTCTCCAACGACCAGGCGATCCGGCTCGCCGCGCGGATCGCCCGGCTGGCCCCCGAAGGCATCGAACGGGTCTTCTTCACCAGCGGCGGCTCGGAGTCCGTGGAGACCGCGATGCGCGCCGCCCGGCTCTACCACCACCGCCGCGGCGAGCCCGACCGCACCTGGATCCTGGCCCGCCACTACTCCTTCCACGGCGCGACCTACGGCAGCGGCACCGCCACCGGCCTGCCGCCCATGCACGAGGGCGTCGGCCCCAACCTGCCGCACGTGGAGAAGCTCAGCCCGCCCTACCCCTACCGGGCGGCCGAGCTGTACGGCGGCCGGGACACCACCGACTTCCTCATCGAGGAGCTGGAGGCGACCATCGCCCGGATCGGCGCCGGCAACATCGCGGCCATGATCGGCGAGCCGGTGATGGCCGGCGGCGGCGTGCTCGTCCCGCCGCAGGACTACTGGCCGCGGGTGCGCGAGGTGCTGCGCCGCAACGGCATCCTGCTCATCGCCGACGAGGTGGTCACCGCCTACGGCCGCACCGGCCACTGGTTCGACAGCGGCCCGCGCGGCATGGAACCCGACATGATCACCATGGCCAAGGGCATCGCCGGCGGCTACGTCCCGCTCGGCGCCACCCTGATGACCGACGAGATCGCCGACACCATCTTGACCACCGGCGGCTTCTTCCACGGCTACACCTTCCAGGGCCACCCGGTCAGCTGCGCCCTGGGCCTGGCGACGGTCGACATCATCGAGCGCGAGGGACTCATCGCCAAGGCCGGCGTGATCGCCGACTGGCTGGGCGCAGGACTGGCCCCGGCCACCGAGCTGCCGGTCGTCGGCGACCTGCGGGTGGCCGGCTCGCTGGCCGCGCTGGAACTGCTCGCCGACCCCGCCACCCGCGCCCCCATGGCCTGGGGCCCGGTGGAGCAGGTCGCCTTCGAGATCCGCAGGCGGCACGGCGTCATCGCCCGCCCCTACGGCAGCATGCTCGTGCTGGCGCCCCCGCTGGTCATCGACGAGAAGCAGGCCGCCCGCGCGGTCGACGCGGTCCTGGAGGTCGTCGGCCGGCTCCGCCCGGACGGCACCCTGGCCTGA